One part of the Eucalyptus grandis isolate ANBG69807.140 chromosome 10, ASM1654582v1, whole genome shotgun sequence genome encodes these proteins:
- the LOC104422244 gene encoding uncharacterized protein LOC104422244 isoform X1, whose translation MSDAISRHVSTSEWSYSSPFSPSSIKQETLLLLRFSRPSCFPMTVHSLVQKGNPQAVSLFPFECFSYPLDQKAREECESHLSMYEECKGGKFLLKERRCRKLKEVWNNCYSSKLKQLMEETKKGKAQPNVE comes from the exons ATGTCTGACGCCATTTCTCGCCACGTGTCGACTTCTGAGTGGTCTTACTCTTCGCCTTTCTCGCCAAGTTCTATAAAGCAGGAGACCTTGCTCCTCCTCCGATTTTCAAGGCCTTCTTGTTTCCCAATGACTGTCCATTCTCTAGTCCAGAAAG GAAATCCGCAGGCAGTTTCGTTGTTTCCTTTTGAGTGCTTTAGCT ATCCACTCGACCAGAAGGCTCGGGAAGAATGCGAGTCTCATCTTTCAATGTATGAAGAATGCAAGGGCGGGAAATTTCTGCTCAAGGAGCGGAGGTGCCGCAAACTAAAAGAAGTTTGGAACAATTGCTACAGTT CGAAATTGAAACAACTAATGGAGGAAACCAAGAAGGGAAAGGCCCAGCCAAACGTTGAGTGA
- the LOC104422244 gene encoding uncharacterized protein LOC104422244 isoform X2: MSDAISRHVSTSEWSYSSPFSPSSIKQETLLLLRFSRPSCFPMTVHSLVQKDPLDQKAREECESHLSMYEECKGGKFLLKERRCRKLKEVWNNCYSSKLKQLMEETKKGKAQPNVE; encoded by the exons ATGTCTGACGCCATTTCTCGCCACGTGTCGACTTCTGAGTGGTCTTACTCTTCGCCTTTCTCGCCAAGTTCTATAAAGCAGGAGACCTTGCTCCTCCTCCGATTTTCAAGGCCTTCTTGTTTCCCAATGACTGTCCATTCTCTAGTCCAGAAAG ATCCACTCGACCAGAAGGCTCGGGAAGAATGCGAGTCTCATCTTTCAATGTATGAAGAATGCAAGGGCGGGAAATTTCTGCTCAAGGAGCGGAGGTGCCGCAAACTAAAAGAAGTTTGGAACAATTGCTACAGTT CGAAATTGAAACAACTAATGGAGGAAACCAAGAAGGGAAAGGCCCAGCCAAACGTTGAGTGA